The Pseudomonas eucalypticola genome has a window encoding:
- a CDS encoding DUF6216 family protein, with protein sequence MNDQTFTSLMHWLDILYKLWPIACGIAVIAIVWSRTRSPFFVFHQALKWLGLEGKYTCEDDQKVADDYLDLNKFNLKTGFQLRSVKAKRNLHQWMREHELEFPELRRAGRLFKANDLTFDVPGSLRRRLTQLTYVAFAGCFMTSGLFVANSDYALLKINATGTWFWAGKNEAYSVRFEFPEPFRGDAWRMQQGDCRYTNHPQPNLDIWESDVICQLVVGFGNDFVSDAISSQLKMAVALELLGLLMLGLLVRFMFWVRSAGELQAQLHLTPPAFERESHGKPVEVTESGASAVVDACG encoded by the coding sequence TTGAACGACCAGACATTTACCTCGTTGATGCACTGGCTAGATATCTTGTACAAGCTTTGGCCCATCGCGTGCGGGATAGCGGTGATAGCCATTGTCTGGTCGCGGACACGCTCCCCATTTTTTGTTTTCCATCAGGCTTTGAAATGGCTAGGACTTGAAGGTAAGTACACTTGCGAGGACGACCAGAAGGTTGCCGATGACTATCTAGACCTCAACAAATTCAACCTGAAAACAGGTTTCCAACTGAGGTCGGTCAAGGCAAAACGGAACCTGCATCAGTGGATGCGGGAGCATGAGCTGGAGTTCCCAGAATTACGCCGTGCGGGGCGACTGTTTAAGGCTAATGACCTGACGTTCGACGTGCCGGGCTCGCTGCGCCGCAGGCTTACCCAATTAACCTACGTAGCGTTCGCCGGATGCTTCATGACCAGCGGCCTATTCGTGGCAAATAGCGACTACGCCTTGCTCAAGATCAATGCGACCGGCACCTGGTTTTGGGCAGGGAAAAACGAAGCCTACAGCGTTCGTTTTGAATTTCCAGAGCCTTTCCGTGGCGACGCCTGGAGAATGCAGCAAGGCGATTGTCGATACACCAATCATCCGCAGCCTAATTTGGACATCTGGGAAAGCGATGTCATTTGTCAGTTAGTGGTGGGATTCGGAAACGATTTCGTCTCCGACGCTATTTCATCACAACTGAAAATGGCCGTCGCTCTGGAGTTATTAGGGCTCCTGATGCTGGGACTTCTGGTTCGCTTCATGTTTTGGGTGCGCAGCGCAGGGGAACTGCAGGCACAACTTCACTTAACTCCGCCTGCTTTCGAACGGGAGTCTCACGGCAAACCGGTTGAGGTCACTGAAAGCGGTGCATCGGCCGTGGTAGACGCGTGTGGGTGA
- a CDS encoding nucleobase:cation symporter-2 family protein, which yields MTVQQQPSPPDHQDLVLGLEDRPRPLIALLAALQHLLAIIVPIVTPGLLICQALGVSPHDTNLIVSMSLVISGIATFVQCKRFGPFGAGLLIVQGTSFNFVGPLIAGGALMVKQGTPVEGVMAAIFGVVIAGSFVEMGISRILPFVKRLITPLVTGIVVLMIGLTLIKVGLISMGGGFSAMANGTFANGDNLLLSGVVLAIIVVLNRLPVVWMRSCAIVIALAVGYALAGYMGRLNFTGMHEAAVFQVPVPLHFGLGFSWALFIPMLVIYLVTSLESIGDVTATSKVSRQPVEGPVWMQRIKGGVLVNGANSLLAGIFNTFPSSIFAQNNGVIQLTGIASRHIGVWIAGMLVILGLFPTVAGVIQAVPEPVLGGAAMVMFGAVAASGINILASIHLDRRALLIIAVSLALGLGVAQVPEFLAHMPSALRNVLESGVATGGICALVLNWFLPEARDGR from the coding sequence ATGACCGTACAGCAACAGCCCTCCCCGCCCGACCACCAGGACCTGGTGCTGGGCCTGGAAGACCGGCCCCGCCCCTTGATCGCGCTGCTGGCGGCCTTGCAGCATTTGCTGGCGATCATTGTTCCGATCGTGACGCCCGGGTTGCTGATCTGTCAGGCTCTGGGGGTGTCGCCCCATGACACCAACCTGATCGTGTCGATGTCGCTGGTCATCTCCGGGATCGCGACCTTCGTCCAGTGCAAGCGCTTCGGGCCATTTGGCGCGGGCTTGCTGATTGTGCAGGGCACCAGTTTCAACTTCGTCGGGCCGTTGATTGCCGGCGGGGCCTTGATGGTCAAGCAGGGCACGCCGGTGGAAGGCGTGATGGCGGCGATTTTCGGCGTGGTGATCGCCGGGTCGTTCGTGGAAATGGGTATTTCGCGGATCTTGCCGTTCGTGAAGCGGCTGATTACGCCGCTGGTGACTGGCATCGTGGTGCTGATGATCGGCCTGACACTGATCAAGGTAGGCCTGATCAGCATGGGGGGCGGTTTCTCGGCGATGGCCAACGGCACCTTCGCCAACGGCGACAACCTGCTGCTGTCGGGTGTGGTGCTGGCGATCATCGTGGTGCTGAACCGTCTGCCAGTCGTGTGGATGCGCAGCTGCGCCATCGTCATCGCGCTGGCGGTGGGCTATGCGCTGGCAGGCTACATGGGGCGCTTGAATTTCACCGGCATGCATGAGGCGGCGGTGTTTCAGGTGCCGGTGCCGTTGCATTTCGGCCTGGGCTTTTCCTGGGCGCTGTTCATTCCGATGCTGGTGATTTACCTGGTGACGTCGCTGGAGTCCATCGGTGACGTGACGGCCACCAGCAAGGTGTCGCGCCAACCGGTGGAAGGCCCGGTGTGGATGCAGCGTATCAAGGGCGGGGTGCTGGTGAACGGTGCCAACTCGCTGTTGGCCGGCATTTTCAATACCTTCCCCAGTTCCATCTTCGCCCAGAACAACGGCGTGATTCAGCTGACCGGTATCGCCAGCCGCCACATTGGTGTGTGGATCGCGGGCATGCTGGTGATTCTGGGGCTGTTCCCGACAGTGGCCGGGGTGATCCAGGCTGTACCGGAGCCGGTGCTGGGTGGCGCGGCCATGGTGATGTTCGGGGCCGTGGCGGCGTCGGGCATCAATATCCTGGCGAGTATCCACCTGGACCGTCGTGCGTTGCTGATTATCGCGGTGTCCCTGGCTCTGGGCCTGGGCGTGGCCCAGGTGCCAGAGTTCCTGGCCCACATGCCGTCGGCGCTGCGCAACGTGCTGGAGTCGGGCGTGGCCACCGGTGGTATCTGTGCGCTGGTGCTGAACTGGTTCCTGCCCGAGGCACGCGACGGCCGTTGA
- a CDS encoding Bax inhibitor-1/YccA family protein has product MREQDYAVNSRQQADQLEVSKVLRNTYGLLAMTLAFSAVTAYVAQQMNVRYPNIFVVLIGFYGLFFLTTKLRDSAWGLVSTFALTGFMGYLLGPILNRYLHMQGGAEVVSSAFAMTALVFGGLSAYVLITRKDMSFLGGFITAGFFVLLGATLAGLFFQISGLQLAISAGFVLFSSACILFQTSAIIQGGERNYIMATISLYVSIYNLFVSLLQLFGLMGRDD; this is encoded by the coding sequence ATGCGCGAACAGGATTACGCAGTCAATAGCAGGCAGCAGGCCGACCAGCTAGAGGTCAGCAAGGTCCTGCGCAATACCTACGGTTTGCTGGCCATGACCCTGGCCTTCAGCGCCGTGACCGCCTATGTGGCGCAACAGATGAACGTGCGCTACCCGAACATTTTCGTGGTGCTGATCGGCTTCTACGGGCTGTTCTTCCTCACCACCAAGCTGCGTGATTCGGCGTGGGGCCTGGTGTCCACCTTTGCTTTGACCGGTTTCATGGGTTACCTGTTGGGCCCAATCCTGAACCGTTACCTGCACATGCAGGGCGGCGCGGAAGTGGTGAGTTCGGCGTTTGCCATGACGGCACTGGTGTTCGGCGGTCTGTCGGCCTACGTGCTGATCACCCGCAAGGACATGAGCTTCCTGGGTGGCTTCATCACCGCGGGCTTCTTCGTGCTGCTGGGTGCGACGCTGGCGGGGCTGTTCTTCCAGATCAGCGGGCTGCAACTGGCGATCAGCGCGGGGTTCGTGCTGTTCTCGTCGGCGTGCATCCTGTTCCAGACCAGCGCGATCATTCAGGGTGGCGAGCGCAACTACATCATGGCGACCATCAGCCTGTATGTATCGATCTACAACCTGTTTGTCAGCTTGCTGCAGTTGTTTGGCCTGATGGGTCGTGATGACTGA
- a CDS encoding exonuclease domain-containing protein: protein MSGNRFISIDVETANSWFGSICQVGVVEFVDGQIANEWETLVDPEDHFHAINTRLHGITAAMVIGQPTFQAVLEIIRPLASDGLITSYGHFDRSAFSQACGLRKLTPITNPWLNIHPIVRRAWPDKYAESGWGLKAVCKHLGISLSRHHNALEDARAAGQVFISACEATGISPSGWLTRNKLPIQRPPTSDINTAGPLAGESMVFTGAMHMGRSQAEQLAMALGCTCSSTVTRKTTILVVGDQDLSRLGGKEKSSKHLKAEDLIEAGQEIRIVGETDFMAMVAVDQADRNQP, encoded by the coding sequence ATGTCAGGTAATCGTTTCATCTCGATTGATGTAGAGACGGCAAACTCTTGGTTCGGATCAATTTGCCAAGTTGGTGTGGTTGAGTTTGTAGACGGCCAGATCGCGAATGAGTGGGAAACACTAGTCGATCCCGAGGATCACTTTCACGCAATCAATACCCGGCTTCATGGCATCACTGCAGCCATGGTAATAGGACAGCCGACCTTTCAGGCTGTGCTTGAGATCATTCGGCCATTGGCATCCGATGGTTTGATTACGAGCTATGGTCACTTTGATCGGTCAGCATTCAGCCAAGCCTGCGGGCTTCGGAAGCTGACACCCATAACTAACCCTTGGCTGAACATTCACCCAATTGTGCGAAGAGCATGGCCCGACAAATACGCCGAGAGTGGGTGGGGCTTGAAGGCCGTGTGTAAGCATCTTGGTATTTCTCTTTCACGACATCACAATGCATTAGAAGATGCGAGGGCTGCCGGCCAAGTCTTCATAAGCGCGTGTGAGGCCACAGGGATTTCTCCCTCTGGCTGGCTGACCAGGAACAAACTGCCAATTCAGCGCCCCCCTACCTCAGATATCAACACTGCAGGCCCACTTGCTGGCGAGAGCATGGTATTCACCGGAGCAATGCACATGGGGCGTTCTCAAGCCGAACAATTGGCTATGGCTCTTGGATGTACGTGCTCCAGCACCGTCACCCGTAAGACCACGATTCTCGTCGTCGGTGATCAAGACCTTAGCCGGCTTGGAGGGAAGGAGAAAAGCAGCAAGCATTTGAAGGCCGAGGACTTGATAGAGGCTGGCCAGGAAATTCGAATTGTTGGAGAGACTGATTTCATGGCGATGGTGGCAGTTGATCAAGCGGATAGAAATCAGCCTTGA
- a CDS encoding metal-binding protein, whose product MGAYSESLTERCNHTRIKAGFCLICGGYGKLSSDHVPPRCCVTITRTEQRHITESLDLGDRSIKGVSSTNGSRFKTICQCCNNLLGRTDGEVGQAYRNLKHQVVRYFQSGDQILPMASAAIDSISYARSMLGHLLAATIVKECETEPTPTAYFDPLKRFVLGDDHALDQSHDIHYWFYPSNVHISAKLVAFSNEGHQSCLSLLSFFPVAFMVTAKGEGTWPVQARQLSFSDDRLILDLSVHDIRYVTFSFVELKGNQFFALAGQQAIISYPVGQ is encoded by the coding sequence ATGGGAGCGTACAGTGAGAGCTTGACCGAAAGGTGCAATCACACGCGGATCAAGGCAGGCTTCTGCCTGATCTGTGGGGGCTACGGCAAATTAAGTTCTGACCATGTTCCACCTCGATGCTGTGTCACGATCACCAGAACAGAGCAACGCCACATTACTGAATCCTTAGATCTCGGTGATCGCAGCATCAAAGGCGTGTCGTCCACGAATGGCAGCCGGTTCAAGACCATTTGCCAGTGCTGCAACAACCTGCTGGGACGAACGGACGGTGAGGTCGGTCAGGCGTATCGTAATTTGAAGCATCAGGTGGTCCGTTATTTCCAGTCTGGTGATCAGATTCTTCCTATGGCCAGCGCCGCTATCGACTCCATCAGCTATGCCAGGTCAATGCTTGGACACCTCTTGGCCGCGACGATCGTCAAAGAATGTGAGACAGAGCCGACCCCGACCGCATACTTTGACCCCCTCAAGCGCTTCGTGTTGGGCGATGACCATGCGCTCGATCAAAGTCATGACATCCATTATTGGTTCTATCCAAGCAATGTTCACATAAGCGCCAAGCTTGTCGCTTTCAGCAATGAGGGGCATCAATCTTGCCTCAGCTTACTGAGCTTTTTTCCGGTGGCGTTCATGGTCACGGCGAAGGGCGAGGGCACCTGGCCGGTACAGGCTCGCCAGCTGTCTTTTAGTGATGATCGATTGATTCTGGATTTATCTGTTCACGATATTCGCTATGTCACGTTCTCTTTCGTCGAATTGAAGGGAAACCAGTTTTTTGCTCTTGCCGGGCAGCAAGCAATCATCAGTTATCCGGTGGGGCAATGA
- the tusD gene encoding sulfurtransferase complex subunit TusD produces MKFAIAVFSPAHAPSSRRALRFAEAALAGGHEIVRLFFYQDGVHSASGNVVAPQDETDIAAQWRTFITEQQLDAVVCIAAALRRGVLNEEEARRWNRPAANLPAPWELSGLGQLHEAAQLADRLVTFGGQ; encoded by the coding sequence ATGAAGTTCGCCATCGCTGTATTTTCCCCCGCCCATGCGCCCTCCTCGCGCCGCGCCCTGCGGTTTGCCGAGGCGGCGCTGGCGGGCGGCCATGAGATCGTCCGCTTGTTCTTCTACCAGGACGGGGTGCACAGCGCCTCGGGCAACGTGGTTGCCCCCCAGGATGAAACGGACATCGCCGCGCAGTGGCGTACCTTTATTACCGAGCAGCAGCTGGATGCGGTGGTGTGCATCGCCGCAGCGCTGCGCCGTGGCGTGCTCAATGAAGAAGAAGCTCGGCGCTGGAACCGTCCGGCCGCCAACCTGCCCGCGCCCTGGGAATTGTCCGGGCTGGGGCAATTGCATGAGGCCGCGCAGTTGGCCGACCGCCTTGTGACTTTTGGGGGGCAATGA
- a CDS encoding PD-(D/E)XK nuclease family protein has protein sequence MDDFLQTIALLRAKYQRPPGFNLFSVLRSSSDEIRLHSRFLAFLLDPKATHNQGSALLGLLLERLGIQNFDMAHARVDVEYQNIDILVRNRAGQAVIIENKIYAGDQEEQLWRYHQRMQAEGSSEVWTTYLTLDGSEPDEQSSKGLPVILVSYEAEIIAWLKDCIPLVAREPGVRESLFQYIELLQKLTSSDQDETYMNKLQEQILQGDNLFLIADLNHAFRAVLADLQLDIWERMAAQQASKYSQMGNPEITVTKEAVCAYYKRAKNSKYIGAYFPFTFMKGGVYIELNHRLYCGYYCDGGEFPEDRQRLLELSREIAPAARGSDALFWKYPALNVNLHTPSNEDLALLRDPETREVIAVGLLNDALSLWQRAHERFA, from the coding sequence ATGGACGACTTTCTCCAAACCATAGCCCTCCTCCGCGCCAAGTATCAGCGCCCACCCGGCTTCAACCTCTTCTCGGTGCTACGCAGCTCCAGCGACGAAATCCGCCTCCACTCGCGGTTCCTCGCCTTCCTGCTCGACCCCAAGGCTACCCACAATCAAGGTTCAGCCCTGCTTGGTCTGTTATTGGAGCGCCTGGGCATCCAAAACTTCGATATGGCGCATGCGAGGGTCGACGTCGAATATCAGAACATCGATATCCTCGTCCGCAACCGTGCCGGGCAAGCCGTCATCATCGAGAACAAGATCTACGCAGGCGACCAGGAGGAACAACTCTGGCGCTACCACCAACGCATGCAGGCTGAAGGCAGCAGCGAGGTCTGGACCACATACCTCACACTCGACGGTTCCGAGCCTGATGAGCAAAGCAGCAAGGGCTTGCCTGTCATTCTCGTGAGCTACGAAGCCGAGATCATCGCTTGGCTCAAGGACTGTATTCCACTGGTTGCCCGCGAGCCGGGAGTTCGGGAAAGCCTGTTTCAGTACATCGAGCTGCTTCAGAAACTGACATCGAGCGACCAGGACGAGACATACATGAACAAGCTGCAAGAACAAATTTTGCAGGGTGACAACCTCTTCCTGATCGCGGACCTCAATCATGCGTTCAGGGCGGTGCTCGCTGACTTGCAGTTGGATATCTGGGAACGCATGGCGGCGCAGCAGGCGAGCAAGTACTCACAGATGGGCAATCCAGAAATTACCGTTACCAAGGAGGCAGTTTGCGCCTATTACAAGCGGGCCAAAAACAGTAAGTACATTGGCGCCTATTTCCCCTTCACCTTCATGAAGGGGGGCGTATATATCGAGCTTAACCATCGCCTTTACTGCGGCTACTACTGTGACGGAGGAGAGTTTCCGGAAGACCGTCAACGTTTGCTGGAGCTGAGCCGGGAGATTGCGCCCGCTGCTCGCGGTTCGGATGCACTTTTCTGGAAGTATCCAGCGCTCAATGTGAATCTGCACACCCCATCGAATGAGGATCTCGCGCTGCTTCGCGACCCGGAAACCCGGGAGGTTATTGCGGTAGGTTTGCTCAATGATGCGCTCAGTTTGTGGCAACGTGCGCACGAGAGGTTTGCGTAA